A DNA window from Actinomadura luzonensis contains the following coding sequences:
- a CDS encoding RICIN domain-containing protein, with amino-acid sequence MSAPPTATVNACTGRLNQGWVHAADASLRLKDSYCLTADGTLPGSAVSLRDCHGLPPDGRVTDVTRRWRYDPATRTLHNLASGLCLTATGQDTATTLRPCRQPGQTWTLPTAGE; translated from the coding sequence GTGTCCGCGCCGCCTACTGCCACCGTCAACGCCTGCACCGGCCGCCTCAACCAGGGCTGGGTCCACGCCGCCGACGCCAGTCTGCGGCTGAAGGACTCCTACTGCCTGACTGCCGACGGCACCCTCCCCGGCTCGGCGGTGAGCCTGCGCGACTGCCACGGCCTGCCCCCCGACGGCCGCGTCACCGATGTGACCAGGCGCTGGCGCTACGACCCCGCCACCCGCACTCTGCACAACCTGGCCAGCGGCCTGTGCCTGACCGCCACCGGCCAGGACACCGCGACAACGCTGCGCCCGTGCCGGCAACCCGGCCAGACCTGGACACTCCCTACGGCCGGCGAGTGA
- a CDS encoding cation transporter encodes MTTLNLPAPARRTALQRRIRLLVAATITYNVIEAAVAITAGTLASSAALVGFGLDSIVEVASAAAVAWQFSSADHEKREKAALRVIAISFFALAAYVTFDAVRALLGAGEAEHSAPGLILAALSLVVMPFLSAAQRRAGGALGSASAVADSKQTLLCTYLSGVLLVGLALNSLFGWSWADPIAALVIAAVAVKEGREAWRGDTCCPPPIGAAGDAATTDAGCADGCCPADATVNISTPTNVTGATTNTTSKETR; translated from the coding sequence ATGACCACGCTGAACCTGCCCGCCCCGGCCCGGCGAACTGCACTTCAGCGCCGCATCAGACTGCTGGTCGCGGCGACCATCACCTACAACGTGATCGAAGCCGCCGTCGCCATCACCGCCGGCACCCTCGCCTCTTCCGCGGCGCTGGTCGGGTTCGGGCTGGACTCCATCGTGGAGGTCGCCTCGGCCGCTGCGGTGGCCTGGCAGTTCTCCAGCGCCGACCATGAGAAGCGGGAGAAGGCGGCACTGCGCGTCATCGCGATCTCGTTCTTCGCGCTGGCCGCCTACGTCACCTTCGACGCCGTCCGCGCGCTGCTCGGCGCCGGCGAGGCCGAACACTCCGCCCCCGGCTTGATCCTGGCCGCCCTGAGCCTGGTCGTCATGCCGTTCCTGTCGGCCGCCCAGCGTCGCGCGGGCGGCGCGCTCGGCTCCGCGAGCGCGGTGGCCGACTCCAAGCAGACCCTGCTGTGCACCTACCTGTCTGGCGTGCTGCTGGTCGGCCTGGCGCTCAACAGCCTGTTCGGCTGGTCCTGGGCCGACCCGATCGCCGCCCTGGTCATCGCCGCCGTCGCGGTCAAGGAAGGCCGCGAAGCCTGGCGCGGAGACACCTGCTGCCCGCCCCCGATCGGCGCCGCAGGCGATGCCGCCACGACCGATGCGGGTTGCGCCGACGGCTGCTGCCCGGCCGACGCCACCGTCAACATCAGCACCCCCACGAACGTGACCGGCGCCACAACCAACACGACGAGCAAGGAGACACGCTGA
- a CDS encoding ArsR/SmtB family transcription factor, whose product MTIDPDGGRCVSADIAAGISPAAALFHSLADETRLRIVQRLARGEARVVDLTTQLGLAQSTVSKHLACLRDCGLIDYRAEGRQSFYSLTRPELMDLLASAEQLLAATGHAVVLCPVHDTQPTAAAQGGLQAELDDDLKRLGEQKGQAAGEAVS is encoded by the coding sequence ATGACGATTGATCCTGATGGTGGCCGGTGTGTCAGTGCCGACATCGCCGCCGGCATCTCCCCGGCGGCGGCGCTGTTCCACTCCCTGGCCGATGAGACCCGGCTGCGCATCGTGCAGCGGCTGGCCCGAGGCGAGGCCCGCGTGGTGGACCTGACCACCCAGCTCGGGCTGGCCCAGTCCACGGTGTCCAAGCATTTGGCCTGCCTGCGCGACTGCGGCCTGATCGACTACCGCGCCGAAGGACGCCAGTCCTTCTACTCCCTGACCCGGCCGGAGCTGATGGACCTGCTGGCCTCCGCCGAGCAGCTGCTGGCCGCCACCGGCCACGCCGTGGTGCTCTGCCCGGTGCACGACACCCAGCCGACGGCCGCCGCCCAGGGCGGCCTTCAAGCCGAGCTCGACGACGACCTCAAGCGCCTCGGCGAGCAGAAGGGCCAGGCCGCGGGGGAGGCGGTGTCATGA
- a CDS encoding arsenic resistance protein — protein sequence MTQQAQQVPGPATGVVAGAVAGMERHQVAIYVGAIASGAVTGWAAPGLGPVLEHAINPVLAVLLYVTFLQVPAAELVRSLRAGRFLAAALVVNFAAVPLVVAAMFAFLPADQAVRLGVLLVLLTPCVDYVIVFSGLAGGDSRRLLAATPLLLLAQMAALPVLLVAFMGASLTRVVEPGPFVEAFTVLIVIPLVLAWLLQAWAARRPAGRAVAGATGAAMVPLMAVTLITVVASQVPKLDGNLAAVAAVVPFYVLFLVVMAVVGLAVVRLFRLDVPGGRAIVFTGATRNSLVVLPLALALPDSMAVAAAVVVTQTLVEVVGMVVYVRLVPRLLPLR from the coding sequence GTGACGCAACAGGCACAACAGGTGCCGGGCCCGGCGACGGGGGTCGTGGCGGGAGCGGTGGCGGGGATGGAGCGGCACCAGGTCGCCATCTACGTGGGGGCGATCGCCTCCGGCGCTGTGACGGGGTGGGCCGCCCCTGGGCTGGGGCCGGTGCTGGAGCATGCGATCAACCCCGTGCTGGCGGTCTTGCTGTATGTGACGTTCCTGCAGGTGCCCGCGGCCGAACTGGTGCGCTCGCTGCGCGCGGGCCGGTTCCTGGCGGCCGCACTCGTGGTGAACTTCGCCGCAGTGCCGCTGGTGGTCGCGGCGATGTTCGCGTTCCTGCCCGCCGACCAGGCGGTGCGCCTCGGCGTGCTGCTGGTGCTGCTGACCCCGTGCGTCGACTACGTGATCGTCTTCTCCGGGCTGGCGGGGGGCGACAGCCGGCGGCTCCTGGCCGCCACGCCGCTGCTGCTGCTCGCTCAGATGGCCGCGTTGCCGGTGCTGCTGGTGGCGTTCATGGGCGCCTCACTGACCCGCGTCGTCGAGCCGGGGCCGTTCGTCGAGGCGTTCACCGTGTTGATCGTCATCCCGCTGGTGCTGGCCTGGCTCCTCCAGGCGTGGGCGGCCCGCCGCCCGGCCGGGCGCGCGGTCGCCGGCGCGACAGGTGCGGCAATGGTGCCGCTGATGGCGGTCACGCTGATCACGGTGGTCGCCTCCCAGGTGCCTAAGCTGGACGGCAACCTGGCCGCGGTGGCCGCCGTGGTGCCGTTCTACGTGCTGTTCCTGGTCGTGATGGCCGTCGTCGGCCTGGCCGTCGTTCGTCTGTTCCGGCTGGACGTGCCGGGCGGGCGGGCGATCGTGTTCACCGGCGCCACCCGCAACTCCCTGGTCGTGCTGCCGCTCGCGCTGGCGCTGCCCGACAGCATGGCCGTCGCTGCGGCGGTCGTGGTCACCCAGACCCTGGTGGAGGTGGTGGGCATGGTCGTCTACGTCCGCCTGGTGCCCCGGCTGCTCCCGCTGCGCTGA
- a CDS encoding MerR family transcriptional regulator, with protein MRQDIVLQSGPGEPGGPYLRSGQVAEQAGVNPQTLRYYERRGLIAEPARSPGGHRAYPPETVTLLTVIKAAQRLGFTLEEVAELLDTGRRGHPTPDLRERAQAKIAEVEAKIADLTTIRTALKQVVSAGCDSLTHCTCPDCPLPFADLAEGNRAPHTPAQQSRESRLL; from the coding sequence GTGAGACAGGACATCGTGCTGCAGAGCGGCCCAGGTGAGCCGGGCGGGCCGTACCTGCGCAGCGGGCAGGTGGCCGAGCAGGCCGGGGTCAACCCGCAGACGCTGCGCTACTACGAGCGCCGCGGGCTGATCGCCGAACCGGCGCGCAGCCCCGGCGGGCATCGCGCCTACCCGCCCGAGACCGTCACCCTGCTGACGGTGATCAAGGCCGCGCAGCGGCTCGGCTTCACCCTGGAGGAGGTGGCCGAGCTCCTCGACACCGGCCGGCGCGGCCACCCCACCCCGGACTTGCGCGAGCGCGCCCAAGCCAAGATCGCCGAAGTGGAAGCGAAGATCGCCGACCTGACCACCATCCGGACCGCGCTGAAACAGGTGGTCAGCGCGGGCTGCGACAGCCTGACCCACTGCACCTGCCCCGACTGTCCCCTGCCGTTCGCCGACCTGGCCGAAGGCAACCGTGCCCCCCACACCCCCGCACAACAAAGCAGGGAGAGCCGACTCCTGTGA
- a CDS encoding rhodanese-like domain-containing protein — MERITREELLALPEGGGVQLVEALPADAFAAEHLPGARNVPDQVSAELAGQVAPGRAAPVVVYCSGPYRNRSKSAAAVGRPS; from the coding sequence ATGGAGCGCATCACGCGTGAGGAACTGCTCGCGCTGCCGGAGGGCGGGGGCGTACAGCTGGTGGAGGCCCTGCCGGCCGACGCGTTCGCCGCCGAGCACCTGCCCGGTGCGCGCAACGTGCCGGATCAGGTGTCGGCCGAGCTGGCAGGGCAGGTGGCGCCCGGTCGGGCCGCCCCGGTGGTGGTCTACTGCTCGGGCCCGTACCGCAACCGCTCGAAGAGCGCCGCCGCGGTGGGGCGGCCGTCGTGA